The DNA sequence CCTGCGGGGATTACGCCTCCGGCACCAACCACGTCCTCCCGACCGCAGGCTATGCCCGAATGTATTCCGGCCTGACGGTGGACCACTTTTCCAAGACCTCCACCATCCAGATCCTCGAACCCCGTGGACTGGAGGCCATCGGCGACATCGTGGAACGCCTTGCAACGGAAGAAGGGCTCAGCGCCCACGCAGCATCCGTGCGGGTCAGGAGAACCAACCTCTGAATCGTCCCCTTCGGGCCGTGCACCCACTTTTTTTAAAAAAAAATTAAAAGAGCCTTTCCTGATATTCTTTTTCCGGTTGTTCAGCCGGACCATCCGGCCGTTCAAACCGGTATACCGGACCTCCCAGCCGACGTCCCTTCACCACTTCACCTGAGGAAACCTCCCGGAGGTCTTCTCCGGTTTCATGAATCGTGGCGCTGGCATTGTCCCCGAAATGGACGGCCCATGCCTCCGGGGAATGCGGCCGGACCTCGCCATGGTCTCCATGGTGCGACTGGAGGATATGCAGCAGGTGTGCATAGTCCGCATCAGGGAGGGGCCGTTCATCATGCAGGCGGGTGATCATCTGGATGCCAAGGGCCGTATGACCCACGAGTGAATAGGCTGGAAGGGAGGTGAAGACAAATCCCCGTTTTTCAAATGAGGCCGCCTTCCCGATGTCATGCAGGATGGCGCCGGCGATCACCATATCCCGGTCCATCTCCACGCCCCTCACCCCGCCTGCCATTGCCGTAGCGATTCGCACCACTTCAAGAGTATGTTCCGCAAGGCCCCCTGTGTAGGCATGGTGCTTATAGCGAGCTGCGGGCACCTCGAAAAAACCGGGGTGACGGGCGAGTGCGGCCCTGATAAAATCGCGGAGGGGAGCCCGGGAAACCGTGTTAACAAAGTCCATTATTGCCTTTTTGTTCCCTCGGGTATCCGCAGGGGAATAGACATAGTCCTCGGGACGGAGGACCTCCGCCCCTATAGGGGTGCAGAGATAGCCGACGCCATCATTGATGTTGAGCTGCACCGTTCCCCTGAACACCTGGGCAGTACCGAAACACCGGTATACCTCCCCTGCCATCAGGCCGTCGCATACGCTGACGATCTGCTCGTCGCTTCCCGTCCCCCACACCTTGCATGCAAGGGACCCGGTTGCATCCGATATGGTGCACGTGATGTATTTCC is a window from the Methanovulcanius yangii genome containing:
- a CDS encoding HD domain-containing protein gives rise to the protein MEKNQTIKDIRSGDIVDALFVLEDPSLQNGKKGKYITCTISDATGSLACKVWGTGSDEQIVSVCDGLMAGEVYRCFGTAQVFRGTVQLNINDGVGYLCTPIGAEVLRPEDYVYSPADTRGNKKAIMDFVNTVSRAPLRDFIRAALARHPGFFEVPAARYKHHAYTGGLAEHTLEVVRIATAMAGGVRGVEMDRDMVIAGAILHDIGKAASFEKRGFVFTSLPAYSLVGHTALGIQMITRLHDERPLPDADYAHLLHILQSHHGDHGEVRPHSPEAWAVHFGDNASATIHETGEDLREVSSGEVVKGRRLGGPVYRFERPDGPAEQPEKEYQERLF